In Gopherus evgoodei ecotype Sinaloan lineage chromosome 21, rGopEvg1_v1.p, whole genome shotgun sequence, a single window of DNA contains:
- the LOC115637988 gene encoding olfactory receptor 11A1-like, which yields MEKAEGENHTSITEFILLGFGNLPGLQILFFFLFLGIYIVTMAANMLIVALVVADQHLHTPMYFFLGNLSCLEISYTSTILPRMLATYLSGDRTISVMGCMVQFYWFGFLATAECYMLAVMSYDRYLAICKPLRYATVMNGRFCMHLAAGSWLISLIVLSILIYFMSQLNFCGPNEIDHFFCDLTPVTNLSCSDTSLVTLATLIFSSIDIILPFLLTLASYVYIISTILRIPSTTGKQKAFSTCSSHLIVVAVFYGTLITVYMLPNTRALRAPNKVFSFFYTVLTPLINPLIYSLRNKEVNKALRRALPKCRLFL from the coding sequence ATGGAGAAAGCAGAAGGGGAAAATCATACGTctatcacagaattcatcctgctGGGATTCGGGAATCTCCCTGGACTGCAAATTCTGTTCTTCTTCCTGTTTCTAGGGATCTACATAGTCACTATGGCTGCGAACATGCTCATTGTAGCTCTGGTTGTGGCTGATCAACACcttcacactcccatgtacttcttcctggggaacttgtcctgcttggagatctCCTACACCtcgaccatcctgcccaggatgtTGGCCACTTATCTGTCaggggacagaaccatttctgttatgGGCTGCATGGTTCAGTTTTATTGGTTTGGTTTTCTAGCAACTGCTGAATGTTATATGTTAgctgtgatgtcttatgatcggtactTAGCGATATGTAAACCCTTGCGCTATGCAACAGTTATGAATGGCAGGTTCTGTATGCATCTAGCAGCTGGATCTTGGTTAATTTCACTCATCGTTCTAtccatattaatatattttatgtcACAGTTAAActtctgtggccccaatgaaattgatcatttcttttgtgatctCACCCCAGTCACTAatctctcctgcagtgacacttCTCTGGTTACCCTGGCGACCCTCATCTTCTCTTCCATAGACATCATTCTCCCATTTCTTTTGACTCTGGCATCTTATGTttatatcatctccaccatcctgagaatcccttccaccactgggaaacagaaggccttttccacctgctcctcccatctTATTGTGGTGGCAGTTTTCTATGGGACCCTAATAACTGTCTACATGTTACCAAACACCAGGGCCTTGAGAGCCCCAAATAAAGTGTTTTCATTCTTCTACACAGTCTTGACACCACTGAtcaatcccctcatctacagcctgagaaacaaagaggtcaacAAAGCCCTGAGGAGAGCTTTGCCGAAATGTAGGTTATTCCTATGA